The following coding sequences are from one Rutidosis leptorrhynchoides isolate AG116_Rl617_1_P2 chromosome 11, CSIRO_AGI_Rlap_v1, whole genome shotgun sequence window:
- the LOC139877646 gene encoding uncharacterized protein: MAEVLQMQEVGQGPRKRKIGHNKKGKGKKKMKVFQGSGQKVKMDAKTKKLFRKKARDYNSDNSDDANDDIEEVEEEEEEPARPARPARLPVKVEKKYEMKPVDDENDEEDEEVDDDDNDDDGNDDVGNDDDDDDMGDGDSDDEGVVVEHGIMKFSEGSTSFKKAFKKIVKRSGTDEVLGPVLSAHKNLVVKKLAEEAAEKKVKGDARKEKTLLAEKGHVKPDAFSVSHEKLLIGVATKGVVKLFNAVNKAQSSQKGLNPLRSKDAKVIQKRRKEAFFSELGKRTSGSDAKAGTSANTGDEGPAWAPLRDNYMLTSSKLKDWDKAADEPEARDDFGRQQDDSSSEDDD, from the exons ATGGCTGAAGTACTTCAAATGCAAGAAGTTGGACAAGGTCCCAGGAAGAGGAAAATAGGGCATAATAAGAAGGGTAAAGGGAAGAAGAAAATGAAAGTGTTTCAAGGTAGTGGGCAAAAGGTTAAAATGGATGCGAAAACGAAAAAGCTTTTTCGTAAAAAGGCTCGAGATTATAATTCAGATAATAGTGATGATGCTAATGATGATATAGAAGAAgtagaggaggaggaggaggagcctGCCCGTCCTGCTCGGCCTGCACGTCTTCCAGTGAAGGTTGAAAAGAAGTATGAAATGAAGCCGGTGGATGATGAAAATGATGAGGAGGATGAAGAGGTGGatgatgatgacaatgatgatgatggtaatgatgatgtgggcaatgatgatgatgatgatgatatgggagATGGTGATTCTGATGACGAAGGTGTGGTAGTTGAACATGGTATTATGAAGTTTTCAGAAGGAAGCACGTCTTTTAAAAAAGCTTTTAAGAAAATTGTAAAGAGAAGTGGTACAGATGAGGTTTTG GGACCTGTACTATCTGCTCACAAGAATCTTGTAGTAAAAAAGCTTGCCGAAGAAGCTGCTGAAAAGAAAGTTAAAGGAGATGCAAGAAAAGAGAAAACATTG TTAGCAGAGAAAGGACATGTAAAGCCCGATGCTTTTTCAGTGTCACATGAAAAGCTACTAATTGGAGTTGCTACAAAAGGAG TCGTCAAGCTATTTAATGCT GTCAACAAGGCTCAAAGCTCACAGAAAGGTTTAAATCCATTAAGGTCTAAAGATGCTAAAG TGATTCAGAAACGGAGGAAAGAAGCCTTCTTTTCCGAGCTGGGGAAACGTACATCTGGGTCAGATGCTAAG GCTGGCACAAGTGCAAACACAGGTGATGAAGGTCCTGCTTGGGCTCCTTTACGCGATAATTACATGCTTACAAGTTCAAAGTTAAAAGATTGGGATAAGGCAGCT GATGAACCTGAAGCAAGAGATGATTTTGGAAGACAACAAGATGATAGCTCATCTGAAGATGACGATTAG
- the LOC139874795 gene encoding uncharacterized protein, with the protein MSPITKLPSSSLQTIRTFLLKIGLDINVFFERKLGDGRDIFFWDDVWIGDLRLKDRFPRLYRIEANKNALVRDRVKHEDGIWSFSWLWSRGLTGRLFGELENLILLVQSCTSIEQGNGSWVCKLENSGVYKSRIMAAKLDELILAGYGSTTGTLRNKLIPQKVGLFIWRVLRERIPARIELDKRGVDLDSVLCPLCRNFPESVEHAMISCKFVMEIWNGIYRWWGRNVPNNANIGNMFMGDGGSGFSCISKVIWQAVEWVTASRVPHLEKQK; encoded by the coding sequence ATGTCTCCCATAACAAAATTACCATCATCATCTTTACAAACAATACGTACGTTTCTGCTTAAGATCGGTTTAGATATTAATGTGTTTTTTGAAAGAAAGCTAGGTGATGGTCGTGATATTTTCTTTTGGGATGATGTGTGGATTGGAGATTTGCGTCTCAAAGATAGGTTTCCACGACTATATAGAATTGAAGCTAACAAAAATGCTTTGGTAAGGGACAGAGTCAAACATGAGGATGGCATTTGGAGCTTTTCGTGGCTTTGGTCGAGAGGTCTCACGGGCAGGCTATTCGGCGAATTAGAAAACTTAATCTTGCTGGTACAGAGTTGTACGAGCATTGAGCAAGGGAATGGGTCTTGGGTGTGCAAGCTGGAGAATAGTGGAGTATATAAGTCGAGAATTATGGCGGCAAAACTGGACGAACTTATCCTTGCTGGTTATGGTTCCACTACTGGTACTTTGCGCAATAAACTAATCCCTCAAAAGGTGGGACTATTTATATGGCGAGTACTTAGGGAACGAATCCCAGCTAGGATAGAACTTGATAAGCGCGGTGTGGATCTTGACTCCGTTTTATGCCCTTTGTGTAGAAACTTTCCGGAATCTGTGGAGCACGCTATGATATCATGCAAATTTGTCATGGAAATTTGGAATGGGATTTATAGATGGTGGGGTCGTAATGTTCCTAATAACGCTAATATTGGTAATATGTTCATGGGAGATGGAGGTAGTGGTTTTTCATGTATCTCTAAAGTGATTTGGCAAGCGGTTGAGTGGGTCACGGCCTCACGGGTACCACATCTGGAAAAACAGAAATAA